A window of Methylomonas sp. 11b genomic DNA:
ACCCAGCGCACTTTATCCAACACGCCTTGGGAATGGCCATGAGCGGTATCGACGATGATGACATCGACACCAGCTTCCACCAATGCGCCAACCCGTTCCCCGGTGTCCGCACCGGTACCGACCGCCGCGCCGACGATCAGCCTTTCCTGTTCGTCCTTGCAGGCTTGTGGGTTGTCTTTGGCCTTTTGGATATCTTTGACGGTAATCATGCCGCGCAAATGAAAGGCATCGTTGACGACCAGCACTTTTTCGATTCGGTGTTTGTGTAGCAAGTCGATGACTTCTTTATGCTTAAACGACTCGTGGACAGTAACCAGCTTTTCCTTAGGCGTCATAATCGAACTAATAGATTCGTCCAGCCGGGTTTCGAATCGCAAATCACGGCTGGTGACAATGCCGACCAATTCTTCGCCGTCAACAACCGGTACGCCGGAAATATTTTTAGCGCGGGTCAATTCCATTACTTCGCGAACCGTCACGTTAGGTGAAACGGTAATCGGGTCCTTGATCACGCCGCTTTCGTATTTTTTAACGCGTCTGACTTCCGCGGCTTGCTGCTCAACAGTCATGTTTTTATGGATGATGCCGATGCCGCCTTCCTGAGCAATCGCAATAGCCAGGCGCGCTTCGGTCACCGTATCCATTGCCGCCGAAACCAGTGGGATGTTCAGCTTAATCTTGCGGGTCAGTTGGGTTTTCAGTTCGACTTCGCGCGGCAGTACGCTGGAATGGGCGGGCACCAATAGAACATCGTCAAAGGTGAGAGCTTCTTGAATGATTTGCATAATCACACCGGGTGGCTAATCGTAAATAAGCCAGCCATTGTACAACCTAACCCGCATTCCGAAAAATCGGAAATAGTCAATGGTATTTAGGTCTCTATTTGTCTTCGATTGAGAGCGCCGCCGCGATGCCCAAATATTCGCTGGGATTGGGCTTATGCAGGAAAATCCCTAGCACGCCCATCACACTGAAAATATATAAAGTGTTGAAGCCGTCGCCCAAAATAAACATCGCTAAACCGGACAAGCTCACAAACTCGATCAAAGTTTGCGTGATGATTATAGTCGACAGATAGCGTTGCCTAGCGGTTTTGGGCCCCGGCATGGTCTGGTTTAGCCGCAGCAGGATATGCCTTAGCAACTTGGTGAACGGAAACAACAAAATAGCCAGGCCGTAGAGCACGCTCCTAATCAGCACACGTTGCGCTTCATCAACGCCGATTTGCAGTTCGCTAGCCCAAAAATGACAAACCAGGTTATAACCTAACACCGTCAAGAGCATGGCGGCGCAGATGAGCCAGTGCGGCCTAAGATCTTCGGCTGATGGCTGGGGGTGAGCGGACATCGATAACTCCTAACGAGAGCGGTTGCGGTAATCGCGGAGAATAACAACAAACGCCACAAAATCATAAACCGCATGAATTACCATGGGCACCAATAGATTGCGTTCGCCGCCATAGTCCAGCATCACCCCCATATACAAGCCCATCAACATCGCTAAAACCGCGTAAAGCGGCGTGACCGCATGCACCAATGCAAACAGCAGATTGCTAACCCACAAGCCTACGCTCGCGCCCCAGCCATTTTCCAGCCAAGGTTGTAGAAAGCCGCGAAACAGGGCCTCTTCGGCAAAACCGGCGATAGCAGCCAGTATCAATAAATCGGTCCAATGTCTGTAGGCCAGTCTGGCGCCCAAGGTTTCCAGCAGTAAATCACGAATTTTTTGGATTGGCGGATAGGTCAGTTGTTGCATCGCAAAAAATAATACCAGTAGCGGCCCGGTCGCGAATAAGCCAATACCCAATGCCGACTCGGAAAACTCCAGATTGGCAAACGGATCAAGGTCGGCAAGCCAGCCTAAAGCCAGCGCCAATACCGCTAAAGAACCCTCGAAATAACAGGCAATTCTGAAAAAAGCGTTTGAAGCGGCGGGCTGGTTTTCCATGGCATCGGGCTTTAGGTAAACGGGGGCTGAAAATTCTAAACAAAAACCATTAGAATTGGCAGCATTAGCGATCATGGGTCATCATCATGCAATGTTTTATCTATAAAAGCCTAAAAAAAGACGAACTTTATTTATATCTGGATAAAAAAGACGACTTTTCCGCAGTGCCGGAAGCCTTGTTCAAAAGCCTTGGCCGCTTAACATTTGTCATGGAGTTGCAATTGACCCCGGAACGCAAATTAGCCAGGGAAAATCCGGAAAAAGTAATCGCCAGCCTGCAAAGCAAAGGCTTTTTCGTGCAATTGCCACCGACATTGATCAGCGCCTTGCCAACGTCGCTGGACAAGCAGCTGCACTGAAATCGCACGCGCCATATTGGTATATCCGTGCTAACATGCTCACAAAAAATCTTTATCGGAAAGCACGGTTTTTGCTCACTTATTTAGTCAGACCAGGATACGCACCACATGTCAGATAATCCATTAGCTTACGAAGACGCAAAGTCTAAGGGCATACTTTGGGGTTTTGGTTCGCTGTTAGGCGTTGTTCTGATTGTCATGTTGGTTTTAGGCGAATGGTGGAGCCGCGAGCCCGAGCAATTTAGCGTTCAGGACGAAGCGATCGAACGGATGAATGTCACGCATACCGATCAGATGCCGATTGGATACGTGTATGCCAACACGCTGGCGCACATCGCTGACGTGATTCTGTTTAAATCCGGCGGATACCTTTCCAACGACGTGGCCCCGCCCGGCCTGTTTTGCGATAACATTCAAAACTTCGAGTACGGCGCGCTGGTCATGTTGCGCGAC
This region includes:
- the guaB gene encoding IMP dehydrogenase — its product is MQIIQEALTFDDVLLVPAHSSVLPREVELKTQLTRKIKLNIPLVSAAMDTVTEARLAIAIAQEGGIGIIHKNMTVEQQAAEVRRVKKYESGVIKDPITVSPNVTVREVMELTRAKNISGVPVVDGEELVGIVTSRDLRFETRLDESISSIMTPKEKLVTVHESFKHKEVIDLLHKHRIEKVLVVNDAFHLRGMITVKDIQKAKDNPQACKDEQERLIVGAAVGTGADTGERVGALVEAGVDVIIVDTAHGHSQGVLDKVRWVKQNFPQVQVIGGNIATAAAALALVEAGADGVKVGIGPGSICTTRIVAGVGVPQITAVSNVADALRGTGVPLIADGGIRYSGDVAKALAAGAHAVMLGGLFAGTEEAPGEVELFQGRSYKSYRGMGSLGAMSQLQGSSDRYFQEDTDQVEKLVPEGIEGRVPYKGSVLAIVHQLLGGIRSSMGYTGNSTIAAMHENAQFVRVTSAGMRESHVHDVTITKEAPNYHMN
- a CDS encoding CPBP family intramembrane glutamic endopeptidase, with amino-acid sequence MENQPAASNAFFRIACYFEGSLAVLALALGWLADLDPFANLEFSESALGIGLFATGPLLVLFFAMQQLTYPPIQKIRDLLLETLGARLAYRHWTDLLILAAIAGFAEEALFRGFLQPWLENGWGASVGLWVSNLLFALVHAVTPLYAVLAMLMGLYMGVMLDYGGERNLLVPMVIHAVYDFVAFVVILRDYRNRSR
- a CDS encoding YcgL domain-containing protein, translated to MQCFIYKSLKKDELYLYLDKKDDFSAVPEALFKSLGRLTFVMELQLTPERKLARENPEKVIASLQSKGFFVQLPPTLISALPTSLDKQLH